The following proteins are encoded in a genomic region of Sesamum indicum cultivar Zhongzhi No. 13 linkage group LG8, S_indicum_v1.0, whole genome shotgun sequence:
- the LOC110012424 gene encoding uncharacterized protein LOC110012424 codes for MDAARHQLSTDSTAFNDVVKLANVAKILIRKIPGISVLDLSAFPGFSNMDPLRVTIGVWQLGLSGFQVNEILDNDLGIIPELVSTNSMTLAFSQGTTGEHVQRLVSGLKHLSEKFSAVNCGNAVTGKARPYDVPLMSLNPREAFFASKTRMKFKDCSGEVCGESLCPYPPGIPVLVPGEVITEKALDYLQQIKGHGGYIVGAADPQLDYIVVCKTSH; via the coding sequence ATGGATGCTGCCAGGCACCAACTAAGCACCGACTCCACTGCCTTCAATGACGTAGTTAAGTTGGCTAATGTAGCCAAAATCTTGATCCGTAAAATTCCAGGGATTTCTGTTCTTGATCTTTCAGCATTCCCTGGCTTCTCAAACATGGACCCTTTGCGTGTCACGATTGGTGTCTGGCAGCTGGGCCTGTCGGGTTTCCAGGTGAATGAAATATTGGACAATGATCTTGGGATCATCCCTGAACTCGTCAGCACAAACTCTATGACTCTAGCGTTTAGCCAGGGAACAACTGGCGAGCATGTTCAGAGACTCGTGTCTGGATTGAAGCATTTATCGGAGAAATTTTCAGCAGTAAATTGTGGTAATGCAGTTACTGGAAAAGCACGACCGTACGATGTTCCTCTCATGAGTTTGAATCCTAGAGAGGCCTTCTTTGCTAGCAAGACGAGAATGAAGTTTAAGGATTGCAGTGGAGAAGTCTGTGGAGAGTCCCTTTGCCCTTACCCGCCAGGAATTCCTGTTCTTGTACCTGGTGAAGTGATTACTGAGAAAGCATTGGATTATCTGCAGCAAATAAAAGGCCATGGTGGTTATATAGTTGGAGCTGCTGATCCTCAACTTGACTACATTGTTGTGTGCAAAACAAGCCActaa
- the LOC105168627 gene encoding probable WRKY transcription factor 72 encodes MIKDYHSLKMHFNHIIQDDHHHQPKKSTDPMAASDDESEFVSLSLGRPFSGDSKREKMIKKESSNYRHHHGLELGLDCKSKEEGDNDNIRASQKSPKHHSTSGDDVFLQHNPSKKPRVSVRAVCNTQTLNDGCQWRKYGQKIAKRNPCPRAYYRCTVSSSCPVRKQVQRCVDDMSILITTYEGTHDHPLPPSATTIAAATSAAAATLSCSSSTSPPCHSVSATPSTSPNLLGFNFPRAASQSHPTIVLDLTSPNHLTKFSASTLFPAAHSTPTSLNFSSSSAENVSSSPYYQRNLIFDSNMRASEKHDQKMFDAIKCDPSFRSALAAAITSVVGTNVEGKNSGLDFHLSFSQPSSTRNGSVGWATSFFSKFPQL; translated from the exons ATGATCAAAGACTATCATTCCCTCAAAATGCACTTCAATCATATAATCCAagatgatcatcatcatcagccCAAGAAATCAACAGATCCAATGGCTGCATCAGACGATGAATCCGAGTTCGTTTCTCTAAGCCTAGGAAGACCATTTTCAGGTGATTCCAAGAGGGAGAAGATGATCAAGAAGGAGAGTAGTAACTATAGACATCACCATGGACTTGAACTAGGCCTCGACTGCAAGTCCAAGGAGGAAGGAGACAACGACAACATTCGTGCATCTCAGAAAAGCCCGAAACATCATTCGACAAGTGGAGATGATGTATTCTTGCAGCACAACCCTTCGAAGAAACCTAGGGTTTCTGTGAGAGCTGTTTGCAACACTCAAACG CTGAACGATGGATGTCAATGGAGGAAGTACGGTCAGAAAATAGCGAAGAGGAATCCGTGCCCTCGGGCTTATTATCGATGCACGGTGTCATCATCGTGCCCCGTTAGAAAACAG GTGCAAAGATGTGTAGATGACATGAGCATCCTCATCACCACGTACGAAGGAACTCACGACCACCCGTTGCCGCCTTCAGCCACCACGATAGCCGCTGCAACATCAGCAGCTGCAGCCACGCTTAGCTGCAGCTCCTCCACATCACCACCGTGCCACAGTGTCTCAGCCACCCCCTCAACCAGTCCTAATCTTCTTGGCTTTAACTTCCCTCGAGCTGCATCACAATCACACCCCACCATCGTACTAGACCTAACTTCACCAAATCACTTAACCAAATTCTCAGCATCAACCTTATTTCCTGCTGCACATTCTACTCCAACATCTCTCAACTTCTCATCCTCATCAGCAGAAAACGTATCGTCGTCGCCTTATTACCAACGTAATCTCATCTTCGACAGCAACATGAGGGCTTCTGAGAAACATGATCAGAAAATGTTTGATGCGATCAAATGTGATCCTAGTTTTCGATCAGCATTAGCAGCTGCAATAACATCAGTTGTTGGGACTAATGTTGAAGGAAAGAATTCGGGGCTGGATTTTCATTTAAGTTTTTCACAACCATCCAGTACTAGGAATGGAAGTGTAGGGTGGGCGACGAGCTTCTTCAGCAAGTTTCCTCAGTTATAG